A region of Kineococcus rhizosphaerae DNA encodes the following proteins:
- a CDS encoding ABC transporter permease, giving the protein MSATTVEVQQFRPVQHRVTFGGLVRSEWIKFWSVRSVVVTMLASVVATVGIGVLFSLAARTALTSGPPEAQAGVNGFAFNMMGAQFASLVVAALGVIIIAGEFSTGMVRTSFVTAPGRVGVLAAKAVVLAANVLVLQGLAVFVSFFLGQAVLNTRDLGVSIGDDHVLRALVGTIVTIVGVALIGLAVGALLRNSAGAIVTVVAALFVVPPLLGLVPDSWGGDKINEFFLTNTVANFGTLTASPAYLEIGPGIAAFAGWIVLLGALAVLTLKSRDV; this is encoded by the coding sequence ATGAGCGCGACGACCGTCGAGGTCCAGCAGTTCCGGCCGGTGCAGCACCGGGTGACGTTCGGCGGGCTCGTCCGCTCCGAGTGGATCAAGTTCTGGAGCGTGCGCTCCGTCGTCGTCACGATGCTCGCGTCCGTGGTCGCCACGGTCGGGATCGGCGTGCTGTTCTCCCTCGCCGCGCGCACGGCCCTGACCTCGGGCCCGCCCGAGGCGCAGGCCGGGGTGAACGGGTTCGCCTTCAACATGATGGGCGCCCAGTTCGCGTCCCTCGTCGTCGCCGCGCTCGGCGTGATCATCATCGCCGGTGAGTTCTCGACGGGCATGGTCCGCACATCGTTCGTCACCGCCCCGGGCCGGGTCGGCGTCCTGGCCGCCAAGGCCGTGGTCCTGGCGGCCAACGTGCTGGTGCTGCAGGGGCTGGCGGTGTTCGTCTCGTTCTTCCTGGGGCAGGCCGTCCTGAACACCCGCGACCTCGGCGTCTCGATCGGTGACGACCACGTCCTGCGGGCCCTCGTCGGCACCATCGTCACGATCGTCGGCGTCGCCCTCATCGGGCTGGCCGTCGGGGCGCTGCTGCGCAACTCCGCCGGGGCGATCGTCACGGTGGTCGCCGCCCTGTTCGTCGTGCCACCGCTGCTGGGGCTCGTCCCCGACTCCTGGGGCGGGGACAAGATCAACGAGTTCTTCCTGACGAACACGGTCGCCAACTTCGGCACCCTGACCGCTTCGCCGGCCTACCTCGAGATCGGCCCGGGGATCGCGGCCTTCGCCGGCTGGATCGTGCTCCTGGGCGCGCTGGCGGTCCTGACGCTGAAGTCGCGGGACGTCTGA
- a CDS encoding ATP-binding cassette domain-containing protein: MIEAVGLRKVYGKKVAVHDLSFTVRPGIVTGFLGPNGSGKSTTMRMIVGLDRPTAGQVLVDGRPFTAHRAPLSTVGALLDAKAVHTGRSAYKHLQAMAATAGIPNSRVDEVIDLVGLGEVARKRAGGFSLGMGQRLGIASALLGDPSTVMFDEPVNGLDPDGILWIRNLMKELARQGRAVFVSSHLMSEMALTAEHLVVIGKGRLIADESVAAFVDRVQPRGVTVRSPQPAELREIVAAEGGSLAVMDDGSFDVRDLSAERIGDAAARRGVALHELTTVKASLEEAFMELTANAVEYQAQSAGAAAVVVPEPGVPGSPVREEVAR, encoded by the coding sequence ATGATCGAGGCGGTCGGCCTGCGCAAGGTCTACGGCAAGAAGGTGGCCGTGCACGACCTCAGCTTCACCGTGCGCCCGGGCATCGTCACCGGGTTCCTCGGACCCAACGGGTCCGGCAAGTCCACGACCATGCGGATGATCGTCGGGCTCGACCGGCCCACCGCCGGTCAGGTGCTCGTCGACGGCCGGCCGTTCACGGCGCACCGCGCCCCGCTGTCGACCGTCGGCGCGCTGCTGGACGCCAAGGCGGTCCACACGGGCCGCTCGGCGTACAAGCACCTGCAGGCCATGGCCGCCACGGCCGGCATCCCGAACTCCCGGGTGGACGAGGTCATCGACCTCGTCGGCCTCGGCGAGGTCGCCCGCAAGCGGGCCGGCGGGTTCTCCCTGGGCATGGGGCAGCGCCTCGGCATCGCCTCGGCCCTGCTGGGCGACCCGTCGACCGTGATGTTCGACGAACCCGTCAACGGCCTGGACCCCGACGGCATCCTGTGGATCCGCAACCTCATGAAGGAACTGGCCCGTCAGGGGCGGGCGGTGTTCGTGTCCTCGCACCTCATGAGCGAGATGGCGCTGACCGCCGAGCACCTCGTCGTCATCGGCAAGGGCCGGCTCATCGCCGACGAGAGCGTCGCGGCGTTCGTCGACCGCGTCCAGCCGCGCGGGGTGACGGTGCGCTCACCGCAGCCGGCGGAGCTGCGGGAGATCGTCGCCGCCGAGGGCGGCTCGCTGGCCGTGATGGACGACGGCAGCTTCGACGTCCGCGACCTGTCCGCCGAGCGCATCGGCGACGCGGCGGCCCGCCGCGGGGTCGCCCTGCACGAGCTCACCACCGTCAAGGCGTCCCTGGAGGAGGCCTTCATGGAGCTCACCGCCAACGCCGTGGAGTACCAGGCGCAGAGCGCCGGTGCCGCCGCGGTGGTCGTCCCCGAACCCGGCGTCCCGGGATCCCCCGTGCGAGAGGAGGTCGCGCGATGA